A window of Streptomyces sp. NBC_01142 genomic DNA:
CCTCCGCGAGGACAATCTGCCTGTCGCGCTCGCCGCCCTGAAGCGCAGCACGTACGAGCTGGAGTCGCTCAACGCCTCCTGGAAGCCGCTCGCCCACCTCACGCCCGCGCAGTTCAACGCGTACCGCAGCGCTCTGGGCGAGGGCTCCGGTTTCCAGTCGGCGATGTACCGCCGGATGGAGTTCCTGCTCGGCGAGAAGTCGGCGTCGATGCTGGTGCCGCACCGGGGCGCGCCCCGGGTCCACGCGGAGCTGGAGAAGGCCCTCCAGGAGCCGAGTCTGTACGACGAGGTGCTGCGGCTGCTCGCGCGGCGCGGGATGGCGGTCCCGTCCGCCGTCCTGGACCGGGACCTCTCGGAGAAGTACGAGCCGTCGGCGGAGATCGAGAAGGTCTGGGCCACGGTGTACGGCGACGCGGACCAGGACACCGATCTGGTGACGCTCGGCGAGGCGCTGACCGACGTCGGCGAGCTGGTGTGGCGCTGGCGCAACGATCATCTGGTGGCGACGCGGCGGGCGATGGGCTCGAAGGTGGGCACGGGTGGTTCGGCGGGGGTGGCGTGGCTGGAGAAGCGCGCCCGCAAGAACGTTTTCCCCGAGCTGTGGTCGGCGCGCAGCCATGTCTGAGTCCCTGGCCCGGCGGGCCGCGGCGCTGGACGCCGCAGACGATCTGGCCGGACTGCGCAAACTGTTCACGCTCGACGAGGCGGTCTACCTCGACGGCAACTCACTGGGCGCTCTGCCCGCCCATGTCCCCGAGCGGGTCGCCGATGTGGTGACCCGGCAGTGGGGCGAGCTGCGGATCCGCTCGTGGGACGAGAGCGGCTGGTGGACCGCGCCGGAGCGGATCGGCGACCGGATCGCCCCGCTGGTGGGTGCGGGACCGGGGCAGATCGTGGTCGGCGACTCCACAAGCGTCAATGTTTTCAAGGCGGTTGTGGGCGCGGTACGGCTGCGCGGGGACGACTCCCGTACGGACATCGTGGTCGACGCGACCACGTTCCCGACGGACGGGTACATCGCTCAGTCGGCGGCCCGGATGACCGGCAAGCGCCTCGTCTCGGTCGACCCGGCGGACCTCCCGGCGGCGCTCGGCCCGAACACGGCGGTGGCGCTGGTCAACCACGTCGACTTCCGTACGGGCCGCCTCCACGATCTGCCGTCCCTGACGGCGGCGATCCACGAGGCGGGCGCGCTGGCGGTCTGGGACCTGTGCCACAGCGCGGGCGCGCTCCCGGTCGGCCTGGACGCCCATGGGGTGGACCTGGCGGTCGGCTGCACCTACAAGTACCTGAACGGCGGGCCGGGATCGCCGGCGTACCTGTACGTCGCCGAACGCCATCAGGGGGCCTTCGACTCCCCGCTGCCGGGCTGGAACTCCCACACGGATCCGTTCGCCATGGCGGCCGGGTACGAGGCGGCACCGGGCGCGACCCGGGGCCGGGTCGGGACGCCCGACATCGTGTCGATGCTGGCGCTGGAGGCGGCGCTCGAGGTGTGGGACGGCGTCTCGATCGACTCCGTACGGGCGAAGAGCCTGGCGCTGACGGACTTCTTCCTGGAGTGCGTCGCGTCGTACGCGCCGGAGGGCAGGGTCACGTCCCTGACGCCGGTGGAGCACGCCTCGCGGGGCAGCCAGATCGCCCTGCGGTGCGCGGACGCGCCGGCGGTGATGGAGAAGCTGATCGCGCGGGGTGTGATCGGCGATCTGCGCCGCCCGGACGTGCTGCGGTTCGGCTTCACACCCCTTTATGTGGGATTCGGGGACGCGGAACGCGCGGCGGCGGTCCTGGCGGAGGTGCTGACCGCCTGAGGCTGCGATGAGCTGACCAGCGGGGACTGATACCGTCCCCGCTGGTCAGGTCAATTCCGCCACCCTGCTGGAAGGTTGGAGCAGCATGCCGGACCCCGTCGCTCGCGACGCCGCCGAGGCCGAGTCGGCTTTTTCGCATCCCCGCGTCGCGCCGGACGTCTCCGTCGCGTACGGGGAGCATCCCGACCAGGTCGTCGACTTCTATGCACCGCGCGGGAGTCGGTCCGCTGCGCCGCTGGTCGTCGTGCTGCACGGCGGGGCATGGCGGGCGGCGTACGACCGGCAGCACATCACTCCCTTCGTGGACTTCCTTGCCCGCCGGGGGCTCGCCGTCGCCAACATCGAGTACCGGCGCGGCAGCGAGATTCCGCAGCAGCGGGGCAGCGAGCCCGTCGCCGGACGGTGGCCGGAGACCTTCGACGACGTCGCCGCCGCGATGGACGCCCTGCCGGGCATGGTCAAGGACGTCCTGCCGCAGGCGGACGCCCGCCGCACGGTCGTCACCGGGCACTCCGCCGGCGGGCATCTTGCACTCTGGGCCGCCGCCCGGCATGTGCTGCCCATCGGATCGCCGTGGCGGCTGGACGCGCCGCCCGCGCTGCGCGGTGTCGTCGCGCTCGCGCCGATCGCGGACTTCGCACAGGCCGTCGAGCTCGATGTGTGCAGTGGCGCGGTCGTTCAACTGCTGGGTGGGGAGGCGGAGTTCGAGGCGCGGTGTGCGCATGTCGATCCGGCCGCACTGCTGCCCACCGGTATCGCCACCGCCGTCGTGCAGGGCCGGGACGACATCGTGGTGCCGCAGGCCGTCGTGGAGGCGTATGCCGACGCCGCGGCGAAGGCCGGGGAGGCGGTCGGGCTGACCCTCCTCGAGGACGTCGGGCACTTCCCGCTGATCGATCCGGCCGCCGACGCATGCGCCGTCGTCGCCGAGGAGATCGCCCAACTGGCCTGGTAGTCACCACGAGCGCGCCGGCCGGGCCTGGTGGTCACCGCGGGCGCGCCAGCCGGGCCTGGTGGTCATCCCGACCGCGCTCAGCCGGCTCGGTAGCCTCGGCGGGTGCGCGCCCGGCCGGCTCGGTAGCCACCGCGAGCCCGCTCACCCCTACCCGTCATACCTCAGAGCTACGACACAGGTGCGCTCTCCAGCGGGACGCCGACCACAGGCCGTGATCCATAACTTCTGTTCCAGAGACAGACCGGACAGCACCTGGAACAGAAGGAAGAGAACTCATGGCGTCCCGCCTGCGTCGTACCCTGCTCGCCGCGCTCGTCACCGCCGCGGTGTCCGTGCCGGTGTCCGCGGCGGCGCGGCCCGCCGCAGTCCCCGCGCCCGCACCGGCCGCCCTCGCACGCCTCTCCGCCGCCGAACTCCCCGCCCTCGGTGACCGGTTCGCGGCCAACCGCGGCAACATCCGCGAGGCCGCCCGGATGGCGGACGGCCACGGCGACCGGGCGCGGGCCGCCCGGCTGCGCGCCATGGCGGACCCGGCGCGGCACTTCCTCACCTTCGACGGGCGCGACGGCGGCCGCACCGCCGAGGTCTTCGGTGACCTCGCGCGGGCCGAGCGGATCGCCGTCCTGGTGCCGGGCTCGGACACCAACCTCGATACGTACGGACGTTTCCGGGAGGGAGCGGTGGCGCTCCACGACGAAATGGGCGGCCGCACCGCCGTCGTCGCCTGGCTCGGCTACGCCACGCCCGGCACCATCAGCTCCGACGTCCTGACGGAGGGACGGGCCGACGGCGCGGCCACTCAACTGCGTTCGTTCATACGGGAGCTGGGCACCGCCAAGCCCGGCGCACAGGTCTCGCTGCTCTGCCATTCGTACGGCTCCGTCGTCTGCGGACGCGCCGCACCCTCCCTCGACGTCGCCGACATCGTCCTCTACGGCAGCCCCGGTGCCGGTGCCGACAGCGCCGCCGACCTCCACACCCCCGCCACCGTCTGGGCCGGCCGCGGCGCCGACGACTGGGTCGCCGAGGTCCCGCACGTCCGGCTCGACATCCTCGGCACCACCGTCGGTCACGGCACCGACCCCGTGTCGCCCGCCTTCGGCGCCCGCACCTTCGCCGCCGGTGACGGCGGGCACAGCGACTACCTGAAGCCCGGCTCCGTACCGCTGAAGAACCTCGCCCGGATCGCCCTCGGCCGCGCAACGGAGGTCACCCATGCATGAGTTGGTACGCCGTATCGACGCCGCCACTCCGCCCGAGCGCGACCGTGCCGTCGACGCCCTGCGCGGGCTCGCGATCCTCGGCGTGGTCCTCGGCCACTGGCTGGTCACCGCCCTCGTCACCGACGGCGGAGGCGTGCTCCACGGCGCCAGCCCGCTCCAGTACATGCCGTGGCTGGCCCCGGTCTCCTGGATCTTTCAGACCCTGGCCGTCTTCTTCCTGGTCGGCGGGCACATGGGCGCCAGGAGCCATGCCGCGGCGCGGGCCCGCGGCACCGGCTACCGGCCGTGGCTGGCCACCCGGCTGTCCCGGCTCTTCCTGCCGGTCGCGGCCGTCCTGGTGCTGTGGACGGTCGCCGCGACCGGGATGCTCGCCACGGGCGCGAGCCTGGAGACCGTACGCACCCTGCTGAAACTCGCCCTCTCCCCGCTCTGGTTCCTGCTGGTCTTCGCCGTACTCACCGCCGCCACCCCGCTCGTCGCCAAGCTGCATCCGCTCTGGCCGCTCGCCGTCGTCCTCCACATCGACCTGTTCCGCTTCGGCCTCGGCGGACCCGCCTGGCTGGGGTGGATCAATGTGGCCGCGGGCTGGCTGGTCCCGTACTGCCTCGGCGCGGCCTGGGCCCGCGGCGGCCTGCGCGGCCGTGCGACGGGATGGGCGCTCCTGCTCGGCGGCGCAGCCGCCACCGCCGCCCTCGTCCTGTGGGCCGGGTATCCCGCGTCCATGGTCGGGGTGCCCGGCGCCGAGATCTCCAACCTCAACCCGCCGACCCTCGCCGCCGTCGCCTTCGGGCTCGCGCAGTGCGGAGGGGCTCTCCTGCTGCTCGGCCCGCTGCGCCGGGTGCTGCAACGCCCCGTGGCCTGGGCGGCCGTGGCACTGGTCAACCTCTCCGCGATGACGGTCTTCCTCTGGCACCAGACCGCGCTGATGGCGGTCACCACGACCGGCCTGCTCGCGGGCGCGCTCCCCGGACTGCACACCACACCCGACAGCGCCGGCTGGGTGCTGGCCCGGCTTGCCTGGCTGCCGGTCTTCGCGCTCGCGCTGTCCGTCTGCTGGGGAGCGTTCCGGCTGTACGAACAGGGCCGACGGCCCGCCCGGGGACAGGTGGTGCGCGATGCCTAGGCTTCATCCCGTGGCGGACGAAAAGAACCTGAACAGATGGGAGCGCGCGGCTGTGCGCCCCCCTGAGCTGTGGAACTTCGAAGCGATGCCGCTTCCGCCCATGGCCCGCCCCCGCTTGCTGCGGTGGCTGCCGCACGTCGTGATTGTCTACGGCATCGTTGCCCACGCGATCCTCGGCTCGAACGATCTGATCAGCCACGGGGTGGGCGGCGGCTACGGCGTCCTGCTCGGGACCGCCACCGCCGCCGCGATCCTGTGTGCGATGCGCCGACCGCTCGCAGGCTGGTGGATATCGCTGGCGATCGCCGTAGTGACCGCGATCGCCTTGGCCAACGCTTCGCTCGGAGGGCAGATCTGGCCGTGGACCGTAGCGGGGATCATAGCCAACGCCGCCGTGCTGTTCTTTCTCGCCCTGCGCGTCCGGACACGTGTCGCCGTCAAGGCGCTGCTGGTCACCGTCACCGTCGGGTTCGTCCTCGAGGCGTTCGTGCTCGGGAAGCACGCGGCGTACAGCTCGACGTCCGTCACGGCCGCGCTCGTGTACGCGGTCGTGGTCCTCATCGGGACGTCGCTGCACGGCCGCCGTGTGGCCCGTGACCAGCTCGTCGAGCAGGAGTCGCTGACTGCCGAGGAGCGCTCCCGCCGCACGCTGCTCGAGGAGCGCAACCGGATCGCGCGCGAGCTGCACGATGTCGTCGCCCACCACATGTCGGTGATCTCCATCCAGGCGCAGGTCGCTCCGCACCTCGTACAGAATCCGTCCGACGAACTCAAGGAGAATCTGGAGGGCATCCGCGAGAACGCCCTCGAAGCGCTCACCGAACTCCGCCGCGTGCTCGGCGTCCTGCGCTCCGAGAACCCCAAGAACCCCGAGGACTCGGAGGGCATCCCGCACGCACCGCAGCCCACTCTCGCCCGGCTGGACTCCCTCGTCGAGAACGTCCGCAGCGCCGGCCTGAGCATCACCACCGACCGTTCCGGCACGCCGCACCCGCTGTCGCCCGGCGTCGAACTGTCCGCGTACCGGATCATCCAGGAGGCGCTCAGCAATGCGATACGGCACGCACCCGGGACCCACGTACGCGTGGAGATCGCGTACAAGAAGAGCATGCTGGGCGTCCGGGTGATCAACACCGCCCCGACGGAGCCCGCCCCGCCGTCCCCCGGTGCGGGCCACGGTCTGCTCGGCATGCGCGAACGCGCCGCCATGCTCGGCGGCGGTCTCGCCGCCGGACGCACCCCCGACGGCGGCTACGAAGTCACCGCACACCTGCCCCTGCAAGCTTCGAAGGACAACGCATGACGATCCGGGTGGTGATCGCCGACGACCAGGCGATGGTCCGACAGGGATTCACGGTGCTGCTCAACGCCGAGCCGGGCATCGAGGTGATCGGCCAGGCCGTGGACGGCCTCGACGCCATCACCAAGGTCACCGAACTCGGCCCCGACGTCGTCCTGATGGACATCCGGATGCCCGAGCTGGGCGGCATCGAGGCCACCCGCCGGGTCACCAAAGCCCCGGGTGCCACCGTCAAGGTCCTCGTGCTGACCACGTTCGATCTGGACGAGTACGTCTACGAGGCGCTCCGCGCGGGCGCGTCCGGCTTTCTGCTCAAGGACGCGTCGGCCCATCAGCTCGCCGAAGCGGTACGGGTGGTGGCGGCCGGCGACGCGTTGCTCTCGCCGAACATCACCAAGCGGCTGATATCGGAGTTCTCCCGGACGGCCGGCGCACCACGGGCCCCGCTGAAGGAGCGGGTCGGCGATCTGACGGAGCGTGAGACAGAGGTGCTCACCCTGATCGCGCAGGGCCTGTCGAACGCCGAGATCGCCGGCCGGCTGGTGGTGGCGGAGCAGACGGTGAAGACGCACGTGAGCCGGATCCTGGTGAAGCTGGGGCTGCGGGACCGTACGCAGGCGGCGGTGTTCGCGTACGAGACAGGACTCGTACGCCCCACGGGCTACTGACAGCCGTCCGGTCGGCCGAGGACGTCCGGTCGGCCGAGGACGTCCGGTCGGTCGAGGACGTCGGGTTGGTCGAGGACAGAAACTGACCGCAAGCCTTCCTACGGTGTTCCCATGACGCATCCAGAGAGCCCCCACCAGAGCAACCACCAGAGCAACCACCAGACCGTCCTGGTCACCGGAGCGACCGGCAGCGTCGGCCGGCAGATCGTCGCCGAACTGCTGCGTCGCGGCCACACGGTCCGCGCCCTCACCCGCAACCCCGCCACGGCCGAATTCCCCGACGGTGTCGAGGTCGTGCGCGGTGACCTCACCGACCCGGCGAGTCTGGTCCCCGCGCTGGAGGGCGTCTCCGGCGTGCATCTGATCACCTTCGGCGGCGCACTGTTCGCCCCGCTGGAGACCGGCGGGGAGATCGTCGGGCTGGCGCGCAAGGCGGGCGTACGACGGATCACCGTGCTGCACGGCGGGGGCCCGTCCCCGCTGGAGGACGCGGTGCGCGCGAGCGAGGTGGCCTGGACCGTGGTGATGCCGGTGGAGTTCATGTCGAACGCGCTGGAGTGGGCCGAGTCGATCCGCAGCGACAACGAGGTCCAGGAGCCGTTCGTCGGGCGGCTCAGCGCGATGGTCCACGAGACCGACATCGGCGCGGTCACGGCGGTCGCGCTCACCGAGGACGGTCACGGCGGCAAGGACTATCTGATCACCGGGCCGCAGGCGCTGACCGTCCAGGACAAGGTGAACATCCTGGCCGCGGCCCGCGGCCGGGAGATCGGTCTGGTGGAGTTGAGCGAGGAGCAGGCGCGGGAGCGGTGGGAGGCGTCGGGCCATCCGCAGGACGTCATCGACTTCCTGATCATGGTCTACCGGGACACCCCGCCGGAGGGAAAGACCGTACTCAACACCGTCGAGCAGGTCACCGGCCGCCCGGCACGGACCTTCGCCGAGTGGGCACAGGAGCACGCGGACGCGTTCTGCGCGTAACACTCAGCACGGCGGATAGTACTCAGGACGGACGCGGCAGGATCCATAGCGATGCTGACGACCGCGTCCGTCCTTCCGCTTACCGTTCATAGCGTGACCGAGAAGACCCGCAGCCCCGAGTACCGCCTGGCCATGGGCGCATTGAGCGGCCTCCGCCAGGACCTGTTCCATGACGCCTTCGCCTACCGCCCGCTCCCGCAGAGGCGGACGGGCGGTCGCCTCGCCCGCCGGCTCCCCGGCCGGATACGTGAGTGCGCGGGCTGGATGCCGCACGCCACGGTGGTGGGCCTCGCCCTGTTCGTGATGATCCTGGCGAGTTTCCACGAGGACGGCATCCAATACATCGTGACGGGCCTCGTCCCGGCCGCCGCGGTCGTCATGACGCTGCTCAGGCCGGTCGGCGCCTGGTGGCTCTCGCTGGCTTCCACGCCCGTTGCCGGTGTGATGGCCGACTACTGGGACGGCTGGCCGTGGTTGCCGAGCACCTTCCTCGCACACCTCACGGTGATGACGGTGGTCGCGATGAGGACCCGGCCGCGCACCGCCGGCTGGATGTGGGCGCTGACCGGGGCGTACGGCCTCTTCGCCGAGGTCGTGCTCTCCCAGGGCGGAGTCTCCGACACCCCGGCGATGCTCTTCGTCTCCGCGCTCGTACTGCTGGTGGTGACCGTGCTGCATGTGCGCCGCGCGGCGCAGCAGGAGGTCGCGGCGCAGCAGACCGTCACGGCCGTCGAGCGCGACAAGCGCACGCTGCTGGAGGAGCGCACCACCATCGCCCGCGAGCTGCACGATGTGGTCGCCCACCACATGTCGGTCGTCGCGATCCAGGCGGAGGCCGCGCCGTACCGGGTGGAGAACCCGCCCCCCGAGCTGGAGAAGGCGTTCGCCACGATCCGCGAGAACGCGGTGGCGGCCCTCACCGAGCTGCGCCGCGTCCTCGGAGTCGTACGGGCGGAGGACTACCAGGCCCCCGATGCTCCGCAGCCGGTGCTCGCGGACATCGAGAACCTGCTCTCCAACGTCCGCGAGGCGGGCCTGGAGGTGGAGAAGACGGTGACGGGCGCGGTCCGCGACCTGCCGCAGGGCGTCGAACTGTCGGCGTACCGGATCGTCCAGGAGGCGCTGAGCAACGCACTGCGCCACGCGCCGGGCTCGTCGGCGAAGGTCGAGCTCTCGTATGTGCTGGGCGGCTTGGGCCTGCGGATCGTGAACACCGCGCCCCAGGGCCTGGTCAAGGCCTCGCCGGGAGCAGGCCACGGCATCACGGGCATGCGGGAGCGGGTGACGATGCTGAGCGGCGAGATGACCGCGGAGCCCACGGAGGAGGGCGGCTACGAGGTGACCGCCTTCATTCCGGTCGCCGCGGTCGCCGCAACCGAAACCGCTGCCGCGGCCGACTCCGGGGAGACCTCATGACGATCCGTGTTCTGGTCGTCGACGACCAGATGATGGTGCGCGAGGGCTTCTCGGTCCTGCTGAACGCGATGCCCGACATCGAGGTCGTCGGTGAGGCGGTGAACGGCCGCGAGGCGGTCTCCAAGGTCGCCGAGCTCGCCCCCCACGTCGTGCTGATGGACATCCGTATGCCGGAGCTCAACGGCATCGAGGCGACCCGCGAGATCGTCGCCGCGCACAGCGAGTCCAAGGTGCTGGTGCTGACGACCTTCGACCTGGACGAGTACGTGTACCAGGCGCTGCGTGCCGGAGCGTCCGGCTTTCTGCTGAAGGACGCCTCCGCCCGCCAGCTCGCCGACGGCGTACGGGTGGTGGCGGCGGGCGAGGCTCTGCTGGCGCCCACCGTGACCCGCCGCCTGATCACGGAGTTCTCCAAGCTCTCGCAGACCCCGCGCCCGGCGGCCCTGACCCAGGTCGGCGATCTCACGGAGCGCGAGACGGAGGTCCTGGTCCTGATCGCGCAGGGCCTGTCGAACGCGGAGATCGCCTCGCATCTGGTGGTGGCCGAGTCCACGATCAAGACGCATGTGAGCCGGGTGCTGGTGAAGCTGGGGCTGCGGGACCGGACGCAGGCGGCGGTGTTCGCGTACGAGGCGCGATTGGTGACCCCGGGCTAGGCGGTGTGCCCCTGCCCGCCCTTTCCGCCCCTTCCCGTAATTGGGGGCAGGCCCCCAGAGCCCGTACGGCCTTCGGCCGTGTCCTCCATCGCCGGACGGGCTGCCATGCGGCCCCCGCCGGCGATGGAGACGCGGGGTCCGGGGAGGCGGGGGTACGCGGGTACGCCGAGCTGCGGGGCCGGGAAGGCAGGGGGCTGGGGGGCTGGGGGCTGGGGGCTGG
This region includes:
- a CDS encoding tryptophan 2,3-dioxygenase family protein; amino-acid sequence: MSHDAAPNLDFAGTTPYEDYVQADVLTHLQHPLSDDPGEMVFLVTTQVMELWFTVIVHEWETAAGALREDNLPVALAALKRSTYELESLNASWKPLAHLTPAQFNAYRSALGEGSGFQSAMYRRMEFLLGEKSASMLVPHRGAPRVHAELEKALQEPSLYDEVLRLLARRGMAVPSAVLDRDLSEKYEPSAEIEKVWATVYGDADQDTDLVTLGEALTDVGELVWRWRNDHLVATRRAMGSKVGTGGSAGVAWLEKRARKNVFPELWSARSHV
- the kynU gene encoding kynureninase, whose translation is MSESLARRAAALDAADDLAGLRKLFTLDEAVYLDGNSLGALPAHVPERVADVVTRQWGELRIRSWDESGWWTAPERIGDRIAPLVGAGPGQIVVGDSTSVNVFKAVVGAVRLRGDDSRTDIVVDATTFPTDGYIAQSAARMTGKRLVSVDPADLPAALGPNTAVALVNHVDFRTGRLHDLPSLTAAIHEAGALAVWDLCHSAGALPVGLDAHGVDLAVGCTYKYLNGGPGSPAYLYVAERHQGAFDSPLPGWNSHTDPFAMAAGYEAAPGATRGRVGTPDIVSMLALEAALEVWDGVSIDSVRAKSLALTDFFLECVASYAPEGRVTSLTPVEHASRGSQIALRCADAPAVMEKLIARGVIGDLRRPDVLRFGFTPLYVGFGDAERAAAVLAEVLTA
- a CDS encoding alpha/beta hydrolase; translation: MPDPVARDAAEAESAFSHPRVAPDVSVAYGEHPDQVVDFYAPRGSRSAAPLVVVLHGGAWRAAYDRQHITPFVDFLARRGLAVANIEYRRGSEIPQQRGSEPVAGRWPETFDDVAAAMDALPGMVKDVLPQADARRTVVTGHSAGGHLALWAAARHVLPIGSPWRLDAPPALRGVVALAPIADFAQAVELDVCSGAVVQLLGGEAEFEARCAHVDPAALLPTGIATAVVQGRDDIVVPQAVVEAYADAAAKAGEAVGLTLLEDVGHFPLIDPAADACAVVAEEIAQLAW
- a CDS encoding alpha/beta hydrolase → MASRLRRTLLAALVTAAVSVPVSAAARPAAVPAPAPAALARLSAAELPALGDRFAANRGNIREAARMADGHGDRARAARLRAMADPARHFLTFDGRDGGRTAEVFGDLARAERIAVLVPGSDTNLDTYGRFREGAVALHDEMGGRTAVVAWLGYATPGTISSDVLTEGRADGAATQLRSFIRELGTAKPGAQVSLLCHSYGSVVCGRAAPSLDVADIVLYGSPGAGADSAADLHTPATVWAGRGADDWVAEVPHVRLDILGTTVGHGTDPVSPAFGARTFAAGDGGHSDYLKPGSVPLKNLARIALGRATEVTHA
- a CDS encoding acyltransferase encodes the protein MHELVRRIDAATPPERDRAVDALRGLAILGVVLGHWLVTALVTDGGGVLHGASPLQYMPWLAPVSWIFQTLAVFFLVGGHMGARSHAAARARGTGYRPWLATRLSRLFLPVAAVLVLWTVAATGMLATGASLETVRTLLKLALSPLWFLLVFAVLTAATPLVAKLHPLWPLAVVLHIDLFRFGLGGPAWLGWINVAAGWLVPYCLGAAWARGGLRGRATGWALLLGGAAATAALVLWAGYPASMVGVPGAEISNLNPPTLAAVAFGLAQCGGALLLLGPLRRVLQRPVAWAAVALVNLSAMTVFLWHQTALMAVTTTGLLAGALPGLHTTPDSAGWVLARLAWLPVFALALSVCWGAFRLYEQGRRPARGQVVRDA
- a CDS encoding sensor histidine kinase, translating into MADEKNLNRWERAAVRPPELWNFEAMPLPPMARPRLLRWLPHVVIVYGIVAHAILGSNDLISHGVGGGYGVLLGTATAAAILCAMRRPLAGWWISLAIAVVTAIALANASLGGQIWPWTVAGIIANAAVLFFLALRVRTRVAVKALLVTVTVGFVLEAFVLGKHAAYSSTSVTAALVYAVVVLIGTSLHGRRVARDQLVEQESLTAEERSRRTLLEERNRIARELHDVVAHHMSVISIQAQVAPHLVQNPSDELKENLEGIRENALEALTELRRVLGVLRSENPKNPEDSEGIPHAPQPTLARLDSLVENVRSAGLSITTDRSGTPHPLSPGVELSAYRIIQEALSNAIRHAPGTHVRVEIAYKKSMLGVRVINTAPTEPAPPSPGAGHGLLGMRERAAMLGGGLAAGRTPDGGYEVTAHLPLQASKDNA
- a CDS encoding response regulator transcription factor; its protein translation is MTIRVVIADDQAMVRQGFTVLLNAEPGIEVIGQAVDGLDAITKVTELGPDVVLMDIRMPELGGIEATRRVTKAPGATVKVLVLTTFDLDEYVYEALRAGASGFLLKDASAHQLAEAVRVVAAGDALLSPNITKRLISEFSRTAGAPRAPLKERVGDLTERETEVLTLIAQGLSNAEIAGRLVVAEQTVKTHVSRILVKLGLRDRTQAAVFAYETGLVRPTGY
- a CDS encoding NAD(P)H-binding protein: MTHPESPHQSNHQSNHQTVLVTGATGSVGRQIVAELLRRGHTVRALTRNPATAEFPDGVEVVRGDLTDPASLVPALEGVSGVHLITFGGALFAPLETGGEIVGLARKAGVRRITVLHGGGPSPLEDAVRASEVAWTVVMPVEFMSNALEWAESIRSDNEVQEPFVGRLSAMVHETDIGAVTAVALTEDGHGGKDYLITGPQALTVQDKVNILAAARGREIGLVELSEEQARERWEASGHPQDVIDFLIMVYRDTPPEGKTVLNTVEQVTGRPARTFAEWAQEHADAFCA
- a CDS encoding sensor histidine kinase, with the protein product MLTTASVLPLTVHSVTEKTRSPEYRLAMGALSGLRQDLFHDAFAYRPLPQRRTGGRLARRLPGRIRECAGWMPHATVVGLALFVMILASFHEDGIQYIVTGLVPAAAVVMTLLRPVGAWWLSLASTPVAGVMADYWDGWPWLPSTFLAHLTVMTVVAMRTRPRTAGWMWALTGAYGLFAEVVLSQGGVSDTPAMLFVSALVLLVVTVLHVRRAAQQEVAAQQTVTAVERDKRTLLEERTTIARELHDVVAHHMSVVAIQAEAAPYRVENPPPELEKAFATIRENAVAALTELRRVLGVVRAEDYQAPDAPQPVLADIENLLSNVREAGLEVEKTVTGAVRDLPQGVELSAYRIVQEALSNALRHAPGSSAKVELSYVLGGLGLRIVNTAPQGLVKASPGAGHGITGMRERVTMLSGEMTAEPTEEGGYEVTAFIPVAAVAATETAAAADSGETS
- a CDS encoding response regulator transcription factor, which translates into the protein MTIRVLVVDDQMMVREGFSVLLNAMPDIEVVGEAVNGREAVSKVAELAPHVVLMDIRMPELNGIEATREIVAAHSESKVLVLTTFDLDEYVYQALRAGASGFLLKDASARQLADGVRVVAAGEALLAPTVTRRLITEFSKLSQTPRPAALTQVGDLTERETEVLVLIAQGLSNAEIASHLVVAESTIKTHVSRVLVKLGLRDRTQAAVFAYEARLVTPG